In one window of Poriferisphaera corsica DNA:
- a CDS encoding sodium-translocating pyrophosphatase, with product MAQDGSAALPMPYYLAPAGAVLALIMAFFFYKGFMAQDEGDENMVRIAQAVRDGAYAYLKRQAKVVYAVVAVLVVILVVMGLAGLQSELTWAGVAIASLFSGLCGYLGMKTATNASARTACAAKNSLNDGLKVAFRAGAVMGMCVTGFALLDISIWFVVLTKIFGMATETLTEITTITLSFAMGASLQALFARVGGGIYTKAADVGADLVGKVEAGIPEDDARNPATIADNVGDNVGDVAGMGADLYESYYGSILAAMALAAAAAYSLGLESTDAIKLVIAPAALAGLGIITSIFSIFMVKAKDNASFNQLLKSLHFGVWVSSGLIILGSFFLLKTLIGGEAFSAVGISSLGIFGSIVSGLVAGLVIAWGTEYYTSYEHAPTKRICEQSETGAATVIIAGIAEGMISTWIPLITVVVAIMCAFTFAGGSEHFLMGVFGIGIAAVGMLSTLGITLATDAYGPIADNAGGNAEMTHQPPHVRERTDMLDSLGNTTAATGKGFAIGSAALTAMALLAAYVTTVQTNLDNQIVEGNLTVQEEIAYAGSGGTFTIKNGEDVFGGILVSGNNKQIVNAIESGEAVAYDVNAEVVKGHVAGKSFEIVKVKEASLPELLNFYNVTLMNPRVLCGLFIGVMMVMVFCAMTMNAVGRAAYAMMRECRRQFVIMKSQFKKDGMSDEDIADPMKWPFEVKADGHDYPDYASCVNISTGSALKEMVIPSVMAVLLPIAVGLILGVPGTMGLLAGTLVCGFGMAIFMANAGGAWDNAKKYIETGAHGGKGSDNHKATVVGDTVGDPFKDTSGPSLNILIKLVSIVSVVFAGLVVKFSPLVAEWLHLG from the coding sequence ATGGCTCAGGATGGCAGTGCAGCCCTTCCGATGCCGTACTATTTGGCGCCGGCAGGTGCTGTTTTGGCTTTGATCATGGCATTCTTCTTCTACAAGGGCTTCATGGCTCAAGATGAAGGCGATGAAAACATGGTCCGTATCGCTCAGGCGGTGCGTGATGGTGCTTATGCCTATCTGAAGCGTCAAGCTAAAGTTGTTTATGCTGTTGTTGCAGTCTTGGTTGTGATCCTGGTGGTCATGGGCTTGGCAGGTCTTCAGTCGGAACTGACTTGGGCTGGTGTTGCGATCGCTTCACTGTTCAGTGGCCTTTGTGGTTACTTGGGCATGAAGACAGCGACCAACGCATCTGCTCGTACTGCATGTGCAGCTAAGAACAGTCTTAATGACGGTTTGAAAGTTGCTTTCCGTGCAGGTGCTGTGATGGGCATGTGTGTGACCGGCTTCGCGCTGCTTGACATTTCAATCTGGTTTGTTGTTCTGACGAAGATCTTCGGCATGGCAACTGAAACGCTGACTGAAATCACAACAATCACATTAAGCTTCGCAATGGGTGCATCACTGCAAGCATTGTTCGCTCGCGTTGGCGGTGGTATCTACACCAAGGCTGCTGACGTTGGTGCTGACCTTGTTGGTAAGGTTGAAGCAGGTATCCCGGAAGACGACGCACGTAACCCAGCAACGATCGCGGACAACGTTGGTGACAACGTTGGTGACGTAGCAGGTATGGGTGCTGACCTTTACGAGTCCTACTACGGTTCGATTCTTGCTGCGATGGCGTTGGCTGCTGCGGCTGCTTACAGCCTTGGCTTGGAATCAACTGATGCGATCAAGCTTGTCATTGCTCCTGCAGCGCTGGCGGGTCTTGGCATCATCACTTCGATCTTCTCCATCTTTATGGTGAAGGCGAAAGACAATGCAAGCTTTAATCAGCTACTCAAGTCATTGCACTTTGGTGTGTGGGTAAGCTCAGGTTTGATCATTCTTGGTTCATTCTTCTTGCTGAAAACACTGATCGGCGGGGAAGCATTCTCGGCTGTGGGTATCAGCTCACTGGGTATCTTTGGTTCGATCGTTTCCGGTCTGGTGGCTGGTCTTGTGATCGCTTGGGGTACTGAGTACTACACTTCATACGAGCATGCACCGACAAAGCGTATTTGCGAACAATCAGAAACTGGTGCTGCGACCGTTATTATTGCGGGTATCGCTGAAGGCATGATTTCAACTTGGATCCCACTGATCACGGTTGTTGTTGCCATCATGTGTGCATTTACTTTTGCGGGTGGTAGCGAACACTTCCTGATGGGTGTGTTTGGCATCGGCATCGCTGCTGTTGGTATGCTTTCAACTTTGGGTATCACGCTCGCAACTGACGCATACGGCCCGATCGCTGACAACGCTGGTGGCAACGCTGAGATGACTCATCAGCCTCCACACGTCCGCGAACGTACTGACATGCTTGATTCATTGGGTAACACGACTGCTGCGACCGGTAAGGGTTTTGCAATCGGTTCTGCTGCTTTGACCGCGATGGCTTTGCTTGCTGCATACGTCACCACCGTTCAAACGAATCTGGACAACCAGATTGTTGAGGGCAACCTGACTGTTCAAGAAGAAATTGCTTATGCAGGTAGCGGCGGCACCTTTACCATCAAGAACGGCGAAGATGTCTTCGGCGGTATTCTTGTCAGTGGTAATAACAAGCAGATCGTGAATGCGATTGAAAGTGGTGAAGCTGTTGCTTACGACGTGAACGCTGAAGTAGTTAAGGGTCATGTTGCTGGCAAAAGCTTTGAAATTGTTAAGGTTAAAGAAGCATCACTTCCAGAGCTGCTTAACTTCTACAACGTGACATTGATGAACCCACGCGTATTGTGTGGTCTGTTCATCGGTGTGATGATGGTGATGGTCTTCTGTGCGATGACGATGAATGCTGTTGGTCGTGCTGCTTACGCGATGATGCGTGAGTGCCGCCGTCAGTTCGTGATCATGAAGAGCCAGTTCAAGAAGGACGGTATGAGCGATGAAGATATCGCTGATCCAATGAAGTGGCCTTTCGAAGTGAAGGCTGATGGCCATGATTATCCTGACTACGCTAGCTGTGTGAATATCTCCACAGGTAGTGCACTCAAGGAAATGGTTATCCCTTCAGTGATGGCAGTTTTGCTTCCGATCGCTGTCGGCCTGATCCTCGGTGTTCCTGGCACAATGGGTTTGCTTGCAGGTACATTGGTTTGCGGCTTCGGCATGGCGATCTTCATGGCTAACGCTGGTGGTGCATGGGACAATGCTAAGAAGTACATCGAAACCGGTGCACATGGCGGCAAGGGTTCTGACAACCACAAAGCAACTGTCGTTGGTGACACAGTTGGTGACCCATTCAAGGACACCTCTGGTCCTTCACTGAACATTCTCATCAAGCTCGTCAGCATCGTGTCTGTCGTGTTTGCTGGTCTTGTCGTGAAGTTCTCACCATTGGTTGCTGAATGGCTGCACCTCGGCTAA
- the rsfS gene encoding ribosome silencing factor, giving the protein MSDKAVGSPEGVKDNVEKSESEDVKKFVIESARMLKDTHCEDVVVLDVCGVSQLTDYVVLASGTSDRQMRSVGDDIEQLAKKKYGMTRLGSERDPSITWLVLDFSSVMVHLFEPATRAHYDLELMWGDGKRVAWERDA; this is encoded by the coding sequence ATGTCAGATAAAGCTGTTGGATCGCCTGAAGGGGTGAAAGATAACGTGGAAAAATCAGAATCAGAAGACGTGAAGAAATTTGTCATTGAGTCTGCACGTATGCTGAAAGATACACACTGCGAAGATGTGGTGGTGTTGGATGTTTGTGGTGTGAGTCAACTGACGGATTATGTGGTTTTGGCGTCTGGCACATCGGACAGGCAGATGCGTTCGGTGGGTGATGACATTGAGCAACTTGCGAAGAAGAAATATGGGATGACGCGTTTGGGTAGTGAGCGTGATCCTTCGATTACATGGTTGGTATTGGATTTTAGTTCGGTGATGGTGCATTTGTTTGAGCCTGCGACACGGGCTCATTATGATCTTGAGTTGATGTGGGGTGATGGGAAGCGTGTTGCGTGGGAGCGTGATGCGTAG
- a CDS encoding helix-turn-helix domain-containing protein, producing MPNIQQILKEEISRLARKEIKAQMSGTVKQVALYRKEIVALKREVAGLQRQIASLEKSNKRMSTAKVETAADGQAAMKGISGKRIASKRKALEISAADFAKLVGASMQSVYFWEQGRTKPRNAQLVKLHEIMGIGKREANRRLEEIG from the coding sequence ATGCCAAATATTCAGCAAATTTTGAAGGAAGAGATTTCGCGTTTAGCGAGAAAAGAAATCAAAGCTCAGATGAGCGGTACGGTCAAGCAGGTTGCTTTGTACCGTAAGGAGATCGTGGCGTTGAAGCGTGAGGTTGCTGGGTTGCAGCGACAGATCGCTTCACTTGAGAAGAGCAATAAGCGTATGAGTACGGCAAAGGTTGAGACTGCTGCCGATGGTCAAGCTGCGATGAAAGGGATTAGCGGCAAGCGTATTGCATCGAAGCGTAAAGCATTGGAAATCAGTGCTGCGGATTTTGCAAAGCTTGTGGGTGCGTCAATGCAATCCGTGTATTTCTGGGAGCAGGGGCGTACAAAGCCTCGTAATGCTCAACTGGTTAAGCTGCATGAGATTATGGGGATCGGCAAACGCGAAGCTAATCGACGATTAGAAGAGATTGGCTAG